The DNA segment TACTGAAAAAACCTGACTGTTTCACTATTCTTTCGGGAAGCTCAACTCCAAATCACTTGATGATATCCAAGGTGACGATGTAGAGGTTTCTGCCAGCCCTAATTTCCATACCCGACCAAAGTGTTTATATTGACCGGCATCGGTTCCTGCTCTCGATCCCATACCATGGTAAAGGTCGAGGTGATTTTGCTTAACAGCTCCACCCGTATCGAGAACAATAAGTAACCGCAATGCATGCACCCCACTCCAAGTCCCATCGGCATTCAATAAAGGAACCTCAGCTAAAATAGGCGTCCCCATAGGGAATAGCGTTCTATCACCCGCAACCGATGCCATCGGTAATAATGGAATGCCTGCTGACCCTCTTACCGCAGAATCATTACGTGGTGAAAAGAAGACAAATGATGGATTCTGTTCAAGTAATTGTTGAACGGCTTGCTCATCATTACTCAATACCCAATCTTTTATCGCTTTCAAAGACATATCTTCTCGAGCAACATCACCAGATTCAATCAAAAGACGACCAATACTCACATACTCTTTATTATTTTTCCCAGCATAACCGAAGTACTGCAGGCTCCCATCGTCTTCATAATGAACAAAACCACTACCTTGCACCTCCATTATGAATGGATCAATCATATTGGCGGCATACCCCAACTCTAATCCGAGGCCTTCTAGCGCACCGTTATAAATCTGAGTTCGTGTCGGACAATCTTCACTGCAATCAGGTAGGCCATAAACAGGGTATTTATAGGTCTCATCGATTTGATGTCGGAGCTCCATTACGGGAGAAAAATACCCCGTAAACAACACATTTCCTTTTTTATCACCACCACCTAACTGCGCAGTTTGAATCCCAAAATTGGCGAGTTCAGTCGGTTCACCGCTTTGTACTACCCATGTATTCAATTGCTCATAAAGTGCTTGATAGCGTTTCGCCATAGATGGTGAGTTATCGATAACTTGTTCAGCTTGCATCGAAAACTTGGAAAAATCTCTCGGCTTGTTCGAATCAATAGTGGCTACCTGGTTCAGGTCC comes from the Vibrio sp. DW001 genome and includes:
- the mltA gene encoding murein transglycosylase A — encoded protein: MLSSYKLLKNKRIFVPLTCLSVLVGCSQSTSLAQQYNGDTFDADLNQVATIDSNKPRDFSKFSMQAEQVIDNSPSMAKRYQALYEQLNTWVVQSGEPTELANFGIQTAQLGGGDKKGNVLFTGYFSPVMELRHQIDETYKYPVYGLPDCSEDCPTRTQIYNGALEGLGLELGYAANMIDPFIMEVQGSGFVHYEDDGSLQYFGYAGKNNKEYVSIGRLLIESGDVAREDMSLKAIKDWVLSNDEQAVQQLLEQNPSFVFFSPRNDSAVRGSAGIPLLPMASVAGDRTLFPMGTPILAEVPLLNADGTWSGVHALRLLIVLDTGGAVKQNHLDLYHGMGSRAGTDAGQYKHFGRVWKLGLAETSTSSPWISSSDLELSFPKE